The Aureitalea marina genome includes a window with the following:
- a CDS encoding c-type cytochrome, with translation MQKVRLSKLAAQLSLPLLALLLTFSTSTFAQETAVIDTAAGEALFKANCAACHKLYSKATGPALYGVGDKYDREWLYSWIKNSQEMVKAGDAQAVAIFNEYNQSVMTAFPALSNADIDNIIAYTYTEKKAPAVAQVAVEGTGGGDSGVSNDIILVALALIFALLVIMLILVNGTLKKIAEANGVEYPEEQKRVPIWRAFVQNQFLVLVTSIFLLLSAAYFAYGWMSQVGVDQGYAPVQPIHYSHKIHAGTNQIDCKYCHSSARKSKHSGIPSLNVCMNCHKNIAEYNGEEDLANGYTKEFYDGEIQKLYEAVGWDVDNQAYTGESKPVKWVRIHNLPDFAYFNHSQHVTVAGVECQTCHGPVEEMEIMYQYSPLTMGWCINCHRETNVKVESNEYYAKIHDELSKKYGVDKLTAAQMGGLECGKCHY, from the coding sequence ATGCAAAAGGTGAGATTAAGTAAGCTAGCCGCTCAATTATCACTCCCTCTGTTAGCCCTTCTGCTAACATTTTCCACTTCAACATTTGCTCAGGAAACAGCTGTGATCGACACGGCGGCAGGGGAGGCTTTATTTAAAGCAAATTGTGCCGCTTGTCACAAGTTGTACAGTAAGGCGACCGGGCCTGCACTCTACGGGGTGGGCGACAAGTACGATCGGGAGTGGTTGTACAGCTGGATCAAGAACAGTCAGGAAATGGTTAAAGCCGGAGATGCTCAGGCGGTTGCCATTTTCAACGAATACAATCAATCGGTGATGACGGCCTTCCCGGCCTTGTCCAATGCCGATATCGATAACATTATCGCTTACACTTACACGGAGAAGAAAGCACCAGCTGTTGCTCAGGTTGCAGTCGAAGGAACTGGAGGAGGCGATAGCGGAGTTTCCAACGACATCATCCTAGTCGCACTAGCCTTGATCTTTGCCCTGTTGGTGATTATGTTGATTTTGGTCAACGGGACGCTAAAGAAGATCGCAGAAGCGAATGGAGTAGAATACCCGGAAGAGCAAAAACGAGTTCCGATCTGGAGAGCCTTTGTTCAAAATCAGTTCTTGGTTCTTGTTACGAGTATCTTCTTACTACTTTCTGCGGCCTACTTCGCCTACGGTTGGATGAGTCAAGTAGGTGTCGATCAGGGATATGCTCCTGTTCAACCGATCCACTACTCACACAAGATCCACGCCGGTACTAACCAGATCGATTGTAAATACTGCCACAGTTCTGCCCGTAAGTCAAAGCACTCAGGAATTCCTTCCCTGAATGTATGTATGAACTGTCACAAGAACATTGCCGAGTACAATGGAGAAGAAGATTTGGCCAATGGATACACCAAGGAATTCTACGACGGCGAGATCCAAAAATTATACGAGGCAGTTGGATGGGATGTTGATAACCAAGCCTACACCGGAGAGTCCAAACCGGTTAAGTGGGTGCGTATTCACAACCTTCCAGACTTTGCTTATTTCAACCACTCCCAGCACGTAACTGTCGCTGGTGTAGAGTGTCAGACCTGTCACGGTCCAGTGGAAGAAATGGAGATTATGTACCAGTATTCTCCGCTAACTATGGGATGGTGTATCAACTGTCACCGTGAGACCAACGTAAAGGTAGAGAGCAACGAATACTACGCCAAGATCCATGATGAGCTCTCCAAGAAGTATGGTGTAGACAAACTTACAGCTGCC
- a CDS encoding SPOR domain-containing protein, producing the protein MMRNTLIASILALLLSPFCQAQQESSDIRQDEKIPELLELKKTLEKENKLSNEFTVQLFYGDLKSAEEVMDDYKKFYTTWPASLEYETPNYKVWVGSFGNRLDADRALLKLKEKFPSAFILRPNIQ; encoded by the coding sequence ATGATGCGTAACACACTGATAGCCTCTATTTTAGCTTTATTATTAAGCCCTTTTTGTCAGGCCCAACAAGAAAGCTCGGACATTCGACAAGATGAGAAAATACCGGAGCTGCTTGAACTGAAAAAAACACTCGAAAAAGAGAACAAATTAAGTAACGAATTCACCGTTCAGTTGTTCTATGGGGACCTCAAATCGGCCGAGGAGGTCATGGACGATTACAAGAAATTTTACACCACTTGGCCGGCCTCTTTGGAATACGAAACTCCAAACTACAAAGTATGGGTTGGAAGTTTCGGAAATCGACTGGATGCGGATAGGGCATTGCTCAAGCTCAAGGAGAAATTTCCATCGGCCTTTATACTGCGGCCGAACATTCAATAA